Proteins encoded in a region of the Cheilinus undulatus linkage group 8, ASM1832078v1, whole genome shotgun sequence genome:
- the decr1 gene encoding 2,4-dienoyl-CoA reductase, mitochondrial: protein MAAAMFRRGVELKSFFRSSWFHSSAVLQQSGPPQQRFFAPAEGVMLPAGSFKDRVAFITGGGTGLGKAMTTTLSQLGAQCVIASRKLDVLQQTADEISTQTGNKVHAVQCDVRDPHAVANCVDQMETLTGLPDVIINNAAGNFVCPSERLSPNAWKSITDIVLNGTAFITLELGKRLIQQQKGASFLAITTIYAESGSGFVVPSASAKAGVEALYKSLAAEWGRYGHRFNIIQPGPIRTKGAFSRLDPTGVFEKSMIGRIPTGRLGKPGEIANLAAYMSSDYATWMSGAVIRFDGGEYVSMAGEFNELKRVTPEQWKMMEAMIRGTKGS from the exons ATGGCGGCCGCTATGTTTCGGAGAGGAGTAGAGTTGAAGAGTTTTTTTCGCTCG TCATGGTTCCACAGCTCGGCTGTTCTCCAGCAGTCTGGTCCTCCTCAACAGCGGTTCTTTGCCCCAGCTGAAGGCGTCATGCTGCCCGCAGGCAGCTTCAAAGACCGGGTAGCCTTCATCACAGGAGGGGGGACGGGTCTAGGCAAAGCCATGACCACCACACTGTCCCAGCTGGGGGCTCAGTGTGTCATCGCCAGCAG gAAGTTGGATGTCCTTCAGCAAACAGCTGATGAGATCAGCACCCAGACAGGAAACAAG GTCCATGCAGTTCAGTGTGATGTCAGAGATCCTCACGCTGTCGCCAACTGTGTTGACCAGATGGAAACGCTGACGGGACTTCCTGAT GTGATCATCAACAATGCAGCAGGAAACTTTGTTTGTCCATCAGAGCGTCTGTCACCAAACGCCTGGAAGAGCATCACCGACATCGTCCTGAATGGGACGGCATTCATCACTCTGGAGCTCGGCAAGAGGTTGATCCAGCAGCAGAAAG GTGCCTCGTTCCTGGCCATCACCACCATCTACGCTGAGTCAGGTTCTGGTTTCGTGGTCCCTAGTGCATCTGCAAAGGCTGGTGTCGAGGCTCTCTACAA GTCTCTTGCTGCTGAGTGGGGGCGCTATGGACACCGGTTCAACATAATCCAGCCGGGACCAATCAGAACCAAG gGAGCGTTCAGCCGTCTGGATCCAACAGGAGTCTTTGAGAAGTCAATGATTGGTCGAATCCCGACGGGTCGACTGGGTAAACCAGGGGAGATTGCCAACCTAGCGGCGTACATGAGCAGCGACTACGCTACCTGGATGTCTGGAGCA GTAATCCGCTTTGATGGCGGTGAATACGTGTCGATGGCTGGAGAGTTCAACGAGCTGAAGAGG gTGACTCCTGAGCAGTGGAAGATGATGGAGGCCATGATCAGAGGTACTAAAGGATCCTAA